In the genome of Mycobacterium kansasii ATCC 12478, one region contains:
- a CDS encoding acyl-CoA dehydrogenase family protein: MDFSTTEAAADLGGLVDTIVDAVCTPQHQRQLDALEQRFDRDLWDKLAGADILTSAAATSLGGDGFGVLEQVAVLVALGHQLAAVPYLESVMLAAGALARFGSEELQQGWGAPAVSGSKILTVALDGEMGEGPVQAVRAGEGYRLTGTRTQVGYGPVADAFLVPVETDSGTVVLLVAADDPGVSVTALQTTGLGSVGHLALDGVTVDGSRLVAHGDALSWLRTMYALGRSAFQLGVLERGLQMTAEYARTREQFDRPIGSFQAVGQRLADGYIDVKGLRLTLTQAAWKVAEDLPAELDVASAAFWAADAGHRVAHTIVHVHGGVGVDTDHPVHRYFLAAKETEFALGGATRQLRQIGRELAETPA, translated from the coding sequence ATGGATTTCTCGACAACCGAAGCCGCGGCCGACCTCGGCGGTCTGGTGGACACCATCGTCGACGCGGTGTGCACCCCGCAGCATCAGCGACAGCTGGACGCGCTGGAGCAACGGTTCGACCGCGACCTGTGGGACAAGCTGGCCGGCGCCGACATCCTGACCAGTGCGGCGGCAACGTCGCTGGGTGGCGACGGATTCGGGGTGCTCGAGCAGGTTGCGGTGCTGGTCGCGCTGGGGCACCAGCTGGCCGCGGTGCCCTATCTCGAGTCGGTGATGCTGGCCGCCGGTGCGCTGGCCCGATTCGGCTCCGAGGAACTGCAGCAGGGCTGGGGGGCGCCGGCGGTCAGCGGGTCGAAGATCTTGACCGTCGCGCTCGACGGCGAGATGGGCGAGGGTCCGGTGCAGGCTGTTCGGGCCGGTGAGGGCTACCGGCTCACCGGCACGCGCACTCAGGTGGGCTATGGGCCCGTCGCCGACGCCTTCCTGGTTCCCGTCGAAACCGACTCCGGCACTGTCGTTTTGCTGGTCGCAGCCGACGACCCGGGGGTGAGCGTGACCGCCCTGCAGACCACCGGCCTGGGCAGCGTCGGGCATCTGGCCCTGGATGGTGTGACGGTGGACGGGTCGCGTCTGGTCGCCCACGGCGATGCCCTTAGCTGGTTGCGCACGATGTATGCCTTGGGCCGCAGCGCATTTCAGCTCGGCGTCCTCGAGCGCGGATTGCAGATGACAGCCGAATATGCCCGCACCCGAGAGCAATTCGACCGTCCGATCGGGAGCTTCCAGGCGGTGGGGCAACGGCTGGCCGACGGTTACATCGACGTCAAAGGGCTGCGGCTGACGCTGACCCAGGCGGCCTGGAAGGTCGCCGAAGATCTGCCGGCCGAGCTGGACGTCGCCTCGGCCGCGTTCTGGGCCGCCGACGCCGGGCACCGGGTGGCGCACACGATCGTGCACGTGCACGGCGGTGTCGGTGTCGACACCGATCACCCGGTGCATCGATACTTTTTGGCAGCCAAGGAGACCGAGTTCGCCCTGGGCGGTGCCACCAGGCAGCTACGCCAGATCGGGCGTGAGCTGGCAGAGACTCCCGCTTAG
- the fadD17 gene encoding long-chain-fatty-acid--CoA ligase FadD17 → MSTDPTVTQLLVPLVDIADRGVYFEDSFTSWRDHLRHGAAIAAALRERLDPGRPPHVGVLLQNTPFFSAMLVAAGMSGIVPVGLNPVRRGAALARDIRHADCQLVLADSESVAPLGDLDHVNVDSAEWAEEVAAQHDADFCFQSASPTDTFMLIYTSGTSGDPKAVKCSHSKVAIAGVTMTQRFGLGRDDVCYVSMPLFHSNAVLVGWAVALACQGSMALRRKFSASGFMMDVRRYGATYANYVGKPLSYVLATPEQPDDADNPLRAVYGNEGVPGDVERFARRFGCVVIDGFGSTEGGVAISRTPGTPAGALGPLPEGIRIVDPETGEQCPPGVVGELVNIAGPGRFEGYYNDDAASAERMAGGVYHSGDLAYRDAAGYAYFAGRLGDWMRVDGENLGTAPIERVLLRYPGVVEVAVYPVPDPVVGDQVMAAVVMASGVDFDVDSFRAFLAEQPDLGPKQWPSYVRVSATLPRTMTFKVLKRQLSADGVDCGDPVWPIRR, encoded by the coding sequence TTGAGCACTGACCCGACCGTCACCCAACTGCTCGTGCCGTTGGTCGACATCGCCGACCGGGGAGTTTATTTCGAGGACTCGTTCACCAGTTGGCGTGATCACCTACGGCACGGTGCCGCTATCGCGGCAGCGCTGCGTGAGCGTCTGGACCCCGGGCGTCCGCCGCATGTCGGGGTGTTGCTGCAGAACACCCCATTCTTCTCGGCGATGCTGGTGGCGGCCGGGATGTCGGGCATCGTTCCGGTGGGCCTCAATCCGGTGCGCCGCGGCGCGGCGCTGGCCCGCGACATCCGGCACGCCGACTGTCAGCTCGTGCTCGCTGACTCGGAATCTGTTGCGCCGCTTGGTGATCTGGACCACGTCAATGTGGATTCCGCCGAATGGGCCGAAGAGGTCGCGGCTCAACACGATGCCGACTTCTGTTTCCAATCCGCCTCACCCACAGACACTTTCATGTTGATATACACCTCTGGCACCAGCGGTGACCCGAAGGCAGTGAAGTGCAGTCACAGCAAGGTGGCGATCGCCGGGGTGACCATGACCCAGCGCTTCGGCCTGGGCCGCGACGACGTCTGCTACGTGTCGATGCCGTTGTTCCATTCCAACGCGGTCCTGGTCGGATGGGCGGTGGCGCTGGCGTGCCAAGGGTCAATGGCGTTGCGCCGTAAGTTTTCTGCCTCCGGCTTCATGATGGACGTGCGCCGCTACGGCGCGACCTACGCCAACTACGTCGGCAAACCGTTGTCTTACGTGCTTGCCACACCCGAGCAGCCCGACGACGCCGATAACCCGCTGCGGGCCGTGTACGGCAACGAAGGGGTGCCCGGCGACGTCGAGCGGTTCGCGCGCCGATTCGGCTGTGTGGTCATCGACGGATTCGGCTCGACCGAAGGCGGCGTGGCGATCAGCCGCACACCCGGCACTCCGGCCGGTGCGCTCGGACCGCTGCCGGAGGGTATTCGGATCGTCGACCCCGAGACCGGCGAACAGTGCCCACCGGGCGTCGTCGGCGAGTTGGTCAACATCGCCGGTCCCGGTCGCTTCGAGGGCTACTACAACGACGACGCCGCCTCCGCCGAGCGCATGGCCGGCGGCGTCTACCACAGCGGCGACCTGGCCTACCGCGATGCAGCCGGCTATGCCTATTTCGCTGGGCGGCTGGGTGATTGGATGCGAGTCGACGGAGAGAATCTCGGCACGGCACCGATCGAACGGGTGCTGCTGCGTTACCCCGGAGTCGTCGAGGTAGCGGTTTATCCGGTACCCGATCCGGTGGTCGGTGACCAGGTGATGGCGGCGGTGGTGATGGCGTCCGGCGTCGACTTCGACGTCGACTCGTTCCGGGCTTTTCTGGCCGAACAGCCCGACCTCGGGCCCAAGCAGTGGCCGTCGTACGTCCGGGTGAGCGCGACGCTGCCCCGCACCATGACCTTCAAGGTGCTCAAGCGCCAACTTTCGGCAGACGGTGTCGACTGCGGTGATCCGGTGTGGCCGATACGGCGATAG
- a CDS encoding serine hydrolase has translation MTSERNPELDQSFEKFAAAVPGVIGLAVAAPGRTETYTLGRWSTGVAWSTIKVPLAIAALRHDRSRAKDLAVKAITESDNVAAELLWLQLGDPPDAARRVQTVLREAGDADTVVEPRRLRPGFTAFGQTRWPLDRQAQFAAHLPGLADAVGVTDLMRQLCSDHRWGLADKSVAAKGGWGPGSDGDYLVRQFGFFPTESGYAGVALAARTAKFDSGVDVLNRMTDWLVNHFRGLTGQ, from the coding sequence ATGACCAGCGAGCGGAACCCGGAACTCGACCAGAGCTTCGAAAAATTCGCTGCCGCCGTGCCCGGGGTGATCGGGCTTGCCGTCGCCGCACCGGGTCGAACCGAGACGTATACGTTGGGCCGATGGTCGACCGGCGTTGCTTGGTCAACGATCAAAGTTCCGTTGGCGATCGCTGCTCTACGTCATGACCGCAGCCGTGCGAAAGACCTTGCGGTCAAGGCAATCACCGAATCGGACAATGTCGCCGCGGAGTTGCTGTGGTTGCAACTGGGAGATCCACCCGACGCGGCGCGGCGGGTGCAAACCGTGCTCCGAGAGGCCGGCGACGCGGACACCGTGGTCGAACCCCGGCGGCTCCGGCCGGGGTTCACGGCATTCGGGCAAACGCGGTGGCCGCTGGACAGGCAAGCACAGTTCGCGGCGCATTTGCCCGGTCTCGCCGACGCCGTCGGCGTCACCGATTTGATGCGCCAGCTCTGCAGCGATCATCGCTGGGGGCTGGCTGACAAAAGTGTTGCCGCAAAAGGCGGTTGGGGACCGGGCAGCGACGGTGACTATCTGGTACGGCAATTCGGGTTCTTCCCTACCGAATCCGGGTATGCGGGCGTGGCGTTGGCAGCCCGGACAGCGAAGTTCGACAGCGGAGTGGATGTGCTCAACCGGATGACAGATTGGCTCGTCAACCATTTTCGCGGGCTGACCGGGCAGTGA